The following are from one region of the Candidatus Eremiobacteraceae bacterium genome:
- a CDS encoding AraC family transcriptional regulator, translating to MQERAWMQFNEGKMQFSLRQTSHDRFWTGFEAALIETSGGVSQARYMNTHGISVQVGGPVRTTARCDGAVSRRLQVRGNIDLMPLGFSGEWQDEGPTAFLCIRISPSLVQTTAEEMDVNPDRVSILPLLQFTDPQIEHIGWALKAELETPEPSGRLYADGLGLALAAHLLRQHAPLVPRITKGLPKGRLRRVTDYIHDHLAQDLRLVQLAEVASVSPSHFKSLFKQSVGVPVHQYVIRSRVEYAIDLLVKSKLPLSDVALQAGFANQSHMARCVRRVTGLTPSSLRNLT from the coding sequence ATGCAAGAACGCGCCTGGATGCAGTTCAACGAAGGGAAAATGCAGTTTTCTCTTCGGCAAACAAGCCACGATCGGTTCTGGACCGGATTCGAAGCAGCCCTCATCGAGACGTCGGGCGGTGTCAGCCAAGCCCGGTATATGAATACACACGGTATATCGGTGCAGGTCGGAGGGCCGGTTCGCACGACGGCTCGCTGCGACGGAGCCGTGTCTCGACGTTTGCAGGTCCGGGGCAACATCGATCTGATGCCGCTGGGCTTTTCCGGAGAGTGGCAGGACGAAGGCCCGACTGCTTTCCTGTGCATCCGCATTAGCCCATCGCTCGTGCAAACGACGGCCGAGGAGATGGACGTGAATCCCGATCGCGTCTCGATTCTGCCGCTGCTTCAGTTCACGGATCCGCAGATCGAACACATCGGCTGGGCGCTCAAAGCCGAATTGGAAACGCCCGAGCCGTCCGGCCGTCTCTACGCCGACGGTCTGGGACTGGCGCTGGCCGCGCACTTGCTACGGCAACACGCACCCCTCGTGCCCCGTATCACGAAAGGCCTACCCAAAGGCCGACTGCGACGCGTGACGGATTACATCCACGACCACCTGGCGCAGGACCTTAGACTCGTCCAGCTCGCGGAAGTCGCTAGCGTCAGCCCGTCGCATTTCAAGTCGCTGTTCAAGCAATCCGTCGGCGTGCCCGTTCATCAGTATGTCATCCGAAGCCGCGTGGAATACGCGATTGACCTACTGGTGAAGAGCAAGCTTCCACTGAGCGACGTGGCGCTCCAGGCCGGTTTTGCAAACCAGAGCCACATGGCCCGCTGCGTGCGGCGCGTCACGGGACTGACTCCAAGCAGCCTGCGCAACTTGACCTAG
- the obgE gene encoding GTPase ObgE: MFVDEAPITVRAGHGGNGMVAFRREKYVPRGGPSGGDGGRGGSIYLLGDAQRTTLLDFRHKRAFAAPNGEPGGADNCHGKDGDDIIIPVPLGTLVYEADQLVADLREDGVRVCVARGGRGGLGNQHFATSVNQAPRYAQRGEPGEERALNLQLKLLADAGIVGAPNAGKSTLLASVSAARPKIADYPFTTLEPQLGVVQIDIDANFVLVDVPGLIEGASGGAGLGDKFLRHVERTRVLIHLIDGGLTPDEALAQKAMIEAELLAWNPALLEKHRILAVSKMDIPSAVDVFAAVEAISPDKVFGISAATGLGVKPLMAAAYAAIVEARAAAQTLVEGVAGVVLRPKPVSSRRRVEVAKEGGAFRVAGAGLERLATMTDLDSDEGRSFFARALARSGALRKLEKLGLRAGDTVRVGAAEFIFS, translated from the coding sequence ATGTTCGTAGACGAAGCGCCCATCACAGTGCGCGCCGGCCACGGCGGCAACGGTATGGTCGCATTCCGGCGCGAGAAGTACGTGCCGCGCGGCGGCCCTAGCGGCGGCGACGGCGGACGCGGCGGATCGATCTATCTGCTCGGGGACGCGCAGCGCACGACGCTCTTGGATTTCCGGCACAAACGCGCGTTTGCCGCGCCGAACGGCGAGCCCGGCGGCGCCGACAACTGCCACGGCAAGGACGGCGACGACATCATCATCCCCGTGCCGCTCGGCACGCTGGTCTACGAGGCCGATCAGCTCGTCGCGGATCTGCGCGAGGACGGCGTGCGGGTGTGCGTCGCGCGCGGCGGACGAGGGGGTCTGGGCAATCAGCATTTCGCCACCTCGGTGAACCAAGCGCCGCGTTACGCGCAGCGCGGTGAGCCCGGCGAAGAACGCGCGCTGAACCTACAGCTCAAGCTGCTCGCCGACGCCGGCATCGTCGGCGCGCCCAACGCCGGCAAGTCGACCTTGCTCGCCAGCGTTTCTGCGGCGCGTCCGAAGATCGCCGACTATCCGTTCACGACGCTGGAGCCTCAGCTCGGCGTCGTCCAGATCGACATCGACGCGAACTTCGTGCTCGTCGATGTGCCTGGTCTGATCGAAGGCGCCAGCGGCGGGGCGGGCTTGGGCGATAAGTTCTTGCGCCACGTCGAGCGCACGCGCGTGTTGATCCACCTGATCGACGGCGGGCTCACGCCCGATGAAGCGCTCGCGCAAAAGGCGATGATCGAAGCCGAGCTGCTCGCGTGGAATCCGGCGCTATTGGAGAAACACCGCATTCTGGCGGTGTCGAAGATGGATATCCCGAGCGCCGTGGACGTATTCGCGGCCGTCGAGGCCATCTCGCCCGACAAAGTCTTCGGAATCTCCGCCGCCACGGGCCTTGGCGTCAAGCCTCTCATGGCCGCCGCCTATGCGGCGATCGTGGAGGCGCGCGCGGCGGCGCAAACGCTGGTCGAGGGAGTCGCGGGCGTCGTGCTGCGGCCAAAACCCGTCTCGTCGCGCCGTCGCGTCGAAGTCGCTAAAGAAGGGGGCGCGTTTCGCGTCGCGGGTGCGGGGCTTGAGCGCCTCGCGACGATGACCGACCTCGACTCGGACGAGGGCCGCTCGTTCTTCGCGCGCGCGCTGGCGCGCAGCGGCGCGCTGCGAAAACTCGAAAAGCTCGGCTTGCGCGCTGGCGACACTGTGCGCGTCGGCGCGGCCGAGTTCATCTTCTCCTAG
- a CDS encoding glycosyltransferase family 39 protein gives MPPSTPVRRAVKNDATFLCRGADTAGGANASAATAPNTIKEKDGLQSDVARGSASERLTRAEAVWLWIVLLVGAALIFWRLADKSLTPDEAFSYRQAIAPLPVLIHVAVYGDFHPPLFALVFHYLNGWLHWPAPYYRYLTAPFGLVTILATWALTRRWFGFPAAAIAGLVAATMPMLVSEDRLFRMYVVVTALAMASWWLLMEAQDALGARRRWLWLAYGVVVIAIPYTLYLGAFVILAQAIYALVRRGSALPAAAWAVAAALALIPWSWAIRIQLPNGAFPGAAVDLVPVARAVLLMTPPQSWISPGFDIAIGIAALAIIVGACWIGRATPLPYLFIPLALQVAISIGFRRDLLVYRYVALSLPVFAIAVAAVAMWLLRSPARVAGALLVLIVLAANSVALANYFLDPYYQTTDWYAIEIALHQHAQRGDALIFNQMEPYLVVEDSPDVKGREVYLMSYPAPPQAAIAWLDAHPHARIWYIENQADFSDPQRLVLKHLVATRPLLYSMLQKHASLANWALLDLFGETSPVKR, from the coding sequence GTGCCGCCGAGCACGCCGGTGCGCCGAGCCGTCAAGAACGATGCGACCTTTCTTTGCCGTGGAGCCGATACGGCAGGCGGTGCAAACGCGTCCGCCGCAACAGCACCCAATACTATAAAGGAGAAGGACGGCCTGCAAAGCGACGTCGCACGAGGCAGCGCCTCTGAACGTCTGACGCGCGCCGAAGCCGTATGGCTTTGGATCGTGCTGCTCGTCGGCGCAGCGCTCATCTTCTGGCGCCTCGCGGACAAGAGCCTCACGCCGGACGAAGCCTTCTCCTACCGCCAGGCCATCGCGCCGCTGCCCGTGCTGATCCACGTCGCGGTCTATGGCGACTTCCACCCGCCGCTCTTCGCGCTCGTATTCCATTACCTCAACGGCTGGCTCCACTGGCCCGCCCCCTATTATCGCTACCTCACAGCTCCGTTCGGCCTGGTGACGATTCTTGCGACCTGGGCGCTGACGCGGCGCTGGTTCGGATTCCCGGCCGCAGCCATCGCCGGTCTCGTCGCGGCGACTATGCCGATGCTGGTCAGCGAAGACCGCTTGTTCCGGATGTACGTCGTCGTCACCGCGCTCGCGATGGCGTCGTGGTGGCTGCTCATGGAAGCGCAAGACGCGCTCGGCGCGCGACGCCGCTGGTTGTGGCTGGCCTATGGCGTCGTGGTGATCGCGATCCCGTACACATTGTATCTGGGCGCGTTCGTGATTTTGGCGCAGGCGATCTACGCGCTCGTGCGGCGCGGCAGCGCGCTGCCGGCCGCCGCTTGGGCCGTGGCTGCAGCGCTCGCCTTGATCCCGTGGTCGTGGGCCATCCGCATCCAACTTCCGAACGGCGCGTTTCCGGGAGCCGCGGTCGATCTTGTGCCGGTCGCGCGCGCGGTGCTGCTCATGACGCCGCCGCAAAGCTGGATCTCGCCGGGCTTTGACATCGCCATCGGCATCGCTGCGCTGGCGATCATCGTCGGCGCCTGCTGGATCGGCCGCGCGACGCCGCTGCCATATCTGTTCATCCCGCTCGCGCTGCAAGTCGCGATCTCGATCGGCTTCCGCCGCGATCTGCTCGTCTATCGCTATGTCGCGCTATCATTGCCGGTGTTCGCGATCGCGGTCGCCGCGGTGGCGATGTGGCTGTTGCGATCGCCCGCCCGTGTCGCCGGCGCGCTGCTCGTGCTCATCGTGCTCGCCGCTAATTCGGTAGCACTGGCGAACTATTTCCTCGATCCCTACTATCAGACGACCGACTGGTACGCGATCGAGATCGCGCTGCACCAGCACGCGCAGCGAGGGGATGCGCTCATCTTCAACCAGATGGAGCCCTACCTCGTGGTCGAGGACTCACCGGACGTGAAAGGCCGCGAGGTGTATCTGATGAGCTATCCGGCGCCGCCGCAAGCGGCGATCGCGTGGCTCGACGCGCACCCGCACGCGCGCATCTGGTATATCGAGAACCAGGCCGACTTCTCCGATCCGCAACGGCTCGTGCTCAAACATCTGGTCGCCACGCGCCCGCTGCTGTATTCGATGCTGCAAAAGCACGCGTCGCTCGCGAACTGGGCGCTGCTCGATCTGTTCGGGGAGACGAGCCCCGTGAAACGCTGA
- a CDS encoding TonB-dependent receptor — protein MKGLLRSAFLTIAVLLAQVTWSLAGVTGSLNGTVLQEQTHAPIAQAKVTASSASQTSSTTTDNGGHFGFVSLIPDTYAVTVSKEGVIETFVQRGVTVLADQVQNLTLVVKPSIKTLATVTSRASSDLIKPGTTANVYSVNSAAQARSAVLGGGGGANQGYSAVAALPGAYVPPGQSGWFQVVNIRGGDYDQVGYEFDGVPVNRSFDNYASSNLSAIGQQELQLYTGAAPATAEGEGLAGYINQVIKSGTYPGYANVDLGVGGPNLYNKASVEFGGATPNRNFSYYVGVGIVNQSPRYYDENNGASQNSTYGLVYDMAPSATVGGSCGTDAVPSDFVKCYHNTANSILGQPVGPGGYYLGPINILTPKNNQDRENVFNFHFGIPHKNDTGKDDIQLLYDTFQLYTNFYNNPNDWGGGPNFFSQNPGTVEGPGQPLFFSGAQYMTPVGTLFTAAAPGQVNNVVPYAYPNEGNAFLNSSFSGTNIPGNSYEGYSNGLSIYKLQYQHNIGTSSYLRVYGYIDYSWWFIQDPMGAYNLDFALAPDYELSTHTRGASANYVNQLSPKNLLNIEGTYSTASTVRDNNTQMFNTLSGARGDVAQLVSLANPTSGICYNINNPGVPASCLKTSANAGNLSGNYLTLGNLTCGANCLGSIGNFFGPGVGIPAPSGTACGGPCAWYVSENGPYATFNTVTPRFWGVSAQDTWKPNDRLTFNIGVRDDIYTFVYTPTGTGTRPYWFNAWNAVSCVNPLVNGGNPFDETAPPGSLTPQQAGTPCSTFGAGYSQATLTDTTANGGQITYNEVEPRFGGTYTFGTNDVLRFSAGRYSQPAATAFQQYDSLDQDLPEHLLGSLFYKYGFTSPNHVVSPSISYNYDLSWEHQFANTQTSLVLTPFLRKTNNQVQQIYINPQTAFVSGLNVGNETNLGFEFLTNMGNFNNNGFAGQLAYTYTHSYVTYNPLPTGQSVLAQDNIDIQHYNSFTAACVGAVPSSSPTSLCGTDGGNNAIATEVGGVANPYYNAPAQGLLSSTAQYAPYSIVPVGVQLSSLSYVVPHVATLIVQYKKDKWAFVPSFQFHGGQKYGAPETTYGFDPSTCTGIAASSPTGDPRYPYGGSGLAADAPTCTGNLVMPDPYTGKFDQPGAFTEPNQYSLHMGISYAATPRVSYQLNLANIVNYCSGGSKEPWILNDNHWCLYSNSAGFFPPVGNFYNPGNTIQPQFKYPYFVNATGDNGATYGVVVPFNATLNVQIKM, from the coding sequence ATGAAAGGTTTGCTCAGATCCGCCTTCTTGACGATCGCGGTGCTGCTTGCACAGGTAACGTGGTCACTGGCAGGCGTCACCGGATCGTTGAATGGCACAGTTCTGCAAGAGCAAACGCACGCGCCCATCGCGCAAGCGAAGGTCACGGCGTCCTCTGCGAGCCAGACCTCAAGCACTACGACCGACAATGGCGGTCACTTCGGTTTCGTCTCGCTGATCCCCGACACGTATGCCGTGACGGTGAGCAAGGAAGGCGTCATCGAGACGTTCGTGCAGCGCGGCGTCACCGTGCTGGCGGACCAAGTACAAAACCTCACGCTCGTCGTGAAGCCGTCGATCAAGACTCTGGCGACGGTCACGTCGCGTGCGTCATCGGACCTCATCAAGCCCGGCACGACTGCCAACGTCTACTCGGTCAACTCGGCCGCGCAGGCGCGCAGCGCGGTGCTCGGCGGCGGCGGCGGCGCCAACCAAGGCTACTCCGCCGTCGCAGCGCTCCCCGGCGCGTATGTTCCACCGGGTCAATCGGGCTGGTTCCAAGTCGTCAATATCCGCGGCGGCGACTACGACCAGGTGGGCTACGAGTTCGACGGCGTACCGGTGAACCGGTCGTTCGACAACTACGCGTCGAGCAATCTCTCCGCCATCGGCCAGCAAGAGCTGCAGCTGTACACTGGCGCGGCGCCGGCCACAGCAGAAGGCGAGGGATTAGCCGGCTACATCAACCAGGTCATCAAGAGCGGCACCTATCCGGGTTATGCCAACGTCGACCTGGGCGTTGGCGGGCCGAACCTATACAACAAGGCCAGCGTCGAGTTCGGCGGCGCGACGCCCAACCGCAACTTCTCGTACTACGTCGGCGTGGGCATCGTCAACCAAAGCCCGCGCTACTACGACGAGAACAACGGCGCCAGCCAGAACTCGACCTACGGCTTGGTCTACGACATGGCACCGTCGGCGACGGTCGGCGGCAGCTGCGGTACTGACGCCGTGCCGTCGGATTTCGTGAAATGCTATCACAACACGGCCAACTCGATTCTCGGCCAGCCGGTCGGACCAGGTGGGTATTACCTCGGTCCGATCAACATCCTCACGCCGAAGAACAATCAAGACCGTGAAAACGTCTTCAACTTCCACTTCGGAATCCCGCATAAGAACGACACCGGCAAGGACGACATCCAACTGCTGTACGACACGTTCCAGCTGTACACGAATTTCTACAACAACCCCAACGATTGGGGCGGCGGCCCGAACTTCTTCTCGCAGAACCCCGGCACTGTCGAGGGTCCGGGTCAACCGCTGTTCTTCTCGGGCGCACAATACATGACGCCTGTCGGCACGCTGTTCACTGCGGCTGCGCCTGGGCAGGTCAACAACGTCGTGCCCTACGCCTATCCGAACGAAGGAAACGCCTTCTTGAACTCCTCGTTCTCGGGTACGAACATCCCGGGCAACAGTTACGAAGGGTACAGCAACGGACTGTCCATCTACAAACTCCAGTATCAACACAACATCGGCACATCGTCGTACCTGCGCGTGTATGGTTACATCGACTACTCGTGGTGGTTCATCCAGGACCCGATGGGGGCCTATAATCTGGACTTCGCCCTCGCCCCCGACTACGAGCTGTCGACGCATACGCGCGGCGCGTCGGCCAACTACGTCAACCAGCTCTCGCCCAAGAACCTGCTCAATATCGAAGGCACGTATTCGACGGCGAGCACGGTGCGCGATAACAACACGCAGATGTTCAACACGCTGTCGGGCGCGCGCGGCGATGTGGCGCAACTCGTCAGTCTCGCGAATCCGACCAGCGGCATCTGCTACAACATCAACAATCCTGGCGTGCCGGCATCCTGCCTCAAGACCAGCGCCAACGCAGGAAACTTAAGCGGTAACTACCTGACGTTGGGCAACTTGACGTGTGGGGCCAACTGCCTTGGGTCGATCGGGAACTTCTTCGGTCCCGGTGTTGGCATCCCGGCGCCAAGCGGCACCGCTTGCGGCGGACCCTGCGCGTGGTACGTTTCCGAGAACGGTCCCTATGCCACGTTCAACACGGTGACGCCGCGCTTCTGGGGCGTGTCAGCGCAAGACACCTGGAAGCCGAACGATCGCCTGACCTTCAACATCGGCGTGCGGGATGATATCTACACGTTCGTCTACACGCCGACGGGGACCGGCACGCGACCGTACTGGTTCAACGCCTGGAACGCCGTGTCGTGCGTGAACCCGCTCGTGAACGGTGGCAACCCATTCGACGAAACGGCGCCGCCCGGGAGCCTCACTCCCCAGCAGGCCGGTACACCATGCTCCACCTTCGGAGCCGGGTACTCGCAGGCGACGCTGACCGACACGACGGCCAACGGCGGCCAGATAACCTACAACGAAGTCGAGCCGCGGTTCGGCGGAACGTATACGTTCGGCACGAACGACGTGCTGCGCTTCTCGGCGGGCCGCTACTCTCAGCCGGCAGCCACGGCGTTCCAGCAGTACGACAGCTTGGACCAAGACCTGCCCGAGCATCTGCTCGGGTCGCTGTTCTACAAGTACGGGTTCACGTCGCCTAACCACGTCGTAAGCCCGTCGATCTCGTACAACTACGACCTGTCGTGGGAGCACCAGTTCGCCAACACGCAGACGTCGCTCGTGCTGACGCCGTTCTTGCGCAAGACGAACAACCAGGTCCAGCAGATCTACATCAACCCGCAGACGGCGTTCGTCTCCGGCTTGAACGTCGGCAACGAGACCAACCTCGGGTTCGAGTTCTTGACCAACATGGGCAACTTCAACAACAACGGGTTCGCCGGCCAGCTGGCGTACACGTATACTCACAGCTACGTGACGTACAACCCGCTGCCGACCGGCCAGTCCGTGTTGGCACAGGACAACATCGATATCCAGCACTACAATTCGTTCACCGCGGCATGCGTCGGTGCGGTGCCGTCCTCCAGCCCCACAAGCCTGTGCGGCACGGACGGCGGCAACAACGCGATAGCGACCGAAGTGGGCGGCGTCGCGAATCCGTACTACAACGCACCGGCACAAGGGCTGCTCAGCTCGACCGCGCAGTACGCGCCGTACAGCATCGTTCCCGTCGGCGTGCAGCTGTCGTCGCTCAGCTACGTGGTGCCGCACGTCGCGACGCTCATCGTCCAATACAAGAAGGACAAGTGGGCGTTTGTTCCGTCGTTCCAATTCCATGGCGGACAGAAGTACGGCGCACCTGAGACGACATACGGCTTCGATCCGAGCACGTGCACGGGTATTGCGGCTAGCTCGCCGACGGGCGACCCGCGTTATCCGTACGGCGGCAGCGGCTTAGCTGCTGACGCACCGACGTGCACGGGCAACCTCGTCATGCCGGATCCGTACACCGGCAAATTCGACCAACCCGGTGCCTTCACTGAACCGAACCAGTACAGCTTGCACATGGGCATCTCGTATGCCGCGACGCCTCGGGTCTCGTACCAGCTCAACCTGGCGAACATCGTCAACTACTGCAGCGGCGGATCTAAGGAGCCGTGGATCTTGAACGACAACCACTGGTGCCTGTATAGCAACAGCGCCGGGTT
- the rpmA gene encoding 50S ribosomal protein L27 has protein sequence MSLFIDLQRFAHKKGLGSSRNGRDSQSKRLGVKKFGGETVIAGNIILRQRGTKYYPGRNVGMGKDNTLFALVDGKVAFSRHTKDRQVVAVTPDGAAA, from the coding sequence GTGTCTCTCTTCATCGATCTGCAGCGTTTCGCGCACAAAAAGGGCCTTGGCTCGTCGCGCAACGGCCGCGACTCTCAGAGCAAGCGCCTTGGCGTCAAGAAGTTCGGCGGTGAGACGGTCATCGCCGGCAACATCATTCTGCGCCAGCGCGGCACGAAGTACTACCCCGGCCGCAACGTCGGCATGGGCAAGGACAACACGCTCTTCGCGCTGGTCGACGGCAAAGTCGCGTTCTCGCGTCACACCAAGGACCGGCAAGTCGTCGCGGTGACGCCGGACGGCGCTGCAGCCTAA